The segment ACAAATTTTTTTCGCGTACACAGTTATTTTCTTCCGCGGCCGTGTACTCGCGCGCGTATAAAAAAAGTGCGAAGAAACGTCTTCGCACCTTGCTTGTCTTAGTCGCGATTGTAACGCTTGTTGAACTTGCCGATGCGACCGCCGGTTTCCACCATCTTTTGCTTACCGGTGTAGTAGGGGTGGCATTTGCTGCAGATATCTACTTTCAATTCGGTGACGTCTTTGGTCGTGCCGGTGAGGAAGGTCTCGCCGCAGGCGCAGGTCACGGTTACGGTATGGTAGTTGGGATGTGTGCTGTTTTTCATCTATATTCACCTCTTTTCGATAATTTCACTTTGCTATTATACCCGTCTTTTTCCCGTTCGTCAACTGTTTTTCACCAATATTATTGATTTCTCAATAAACCAGGCGTTCCCTCGCCGACAGGCGTCTATTCCCACCATAACTCGCGCCCTGCGCGAACTTCACTCAAGGCTATGCTTTGAACTTCACTTGCGTAGCAAACTTCACTTCGCCATAGGCGAAACTTCACTACACAAAAACGCGCCCCCGTAAACGTCATTCCGAGCCACTCGGTCTGTTGCCTTTTATGTGCAAGGAATCCCCCAAAAGAGGCACCATGAATGTCATTCCGAGTTTATCGAGGAATCCCCTAAGCAGAGGCACATATCCTTTTTCCCCTTCGACCTTCATCTATCTTTACCATAACTCGCGCCCTGCGCGAACTTCACTCAAGACTATGCCTTGAACTTCACTTGCGTAGCAAACTTCACTTCGCCATAGGCGAAACTTCACTACACAAAAACGCGCCTCTGTGTCGGGGCGCGCGTTTTTGTGTCATGCACTATTCTTCGGGTTGCGTTTGGGGCGTTTGTGCATCTTCCTGCCCCGTCGGCTGTTCGGTCGGTTGTTCTTCCTGTTGCTCCTCGGTCGTTTCTTCGGGCATCACGGTGATAGGTCTATCTCCCGTATGCAAAGCGGCCATCACGCGCACCAAGCAGTCGTTCAGGGGCTCCACCACGGGGCGCTTTTCCACCGTACCTTCGAGGTGTTCGCCGCCAATACCCGAGTCGTCGGTCAGCCACACGTACACGCCGCCCGTCACAAGGCTCTGCGAGCGGAAGAAGTATTCGGTTTTCTTGTCGATACCCGAGGAGGCCACCGACACGATGCGGATGCCTTGCTCGGCGGCTTTCGTCGCGGCCTTGCTCCAGTTCTCCACGTCATTGTCGTGGGCGGGTGCGTCGGCCACGTGTACGATTATCTTGGTTGCCTGCGCCATCCATTGCTTGCTCACGGCTTCGGTGAGGGCCACGTCCACCGCCTCGGGGAAGTCGCCGCCGCCCGACGCGTCTTGCTGTTTCAGGTAGGCTTGTTGCGTCGTCACGTCGGTAGAGAAATCGCTATAATCGGTCACGTACTCGTCGCCCTCGTCGCGGTACACCATAATGGCGAGCGTCACTTCCGCGTTGGTCTGTTCCCTGATGCGCCCGATTACGTCGTCAATCTCTTCCTTGAGATAATCAATCTCATCTCCCATCGAGCCCGTCGTGTCTATGACGAACATCACCTGTATGCGGTCGAACTTTCTGTCTACGGTTATGCCGACGTCCTCTTTCGTAAAGGTCACCTCATCGTCGTTCACCAATTTGGTTATCAAATCCGCGTGTCCGTCGAGGTTGGGCGTCTGTACTTCCAAATCACTCATTCCCGAGGGGGCGAAGAGATACGCTACGCCCGCGTTGTCCGTCACGGCTCGACCGATATAATTGTTGTCGGTCCTGTCAAACAAATACACTATCGCGCCCGCTACGCCTTCCACGGTCACTTTGATTTGTCGGTAGGCTTTGAATGCGAAGGTGTCGAAGTACCGCGCGAATTCGCCGTCCCCCTCTTGCGTGCTCGTAATCAATCCTTGCCAGTAGGCCGCGTACTCGTGGTCGTCGTAGGCGCAGGCCGTCAAAAGCCCCGCACGTGGGGTGGTATTTTCGACCGCGGGCTCTTCGCCGCCGCCTTCGGGAACGTAGCCGCCTTCCGCGTCTACCATCGCTTTACCCGTCGCCGAATCGTAGACGATATGCCCGTCGTAGGCGATCGCGCCGCTTTCGCGTATGCCCGCGTCGCCGTGCGCGCTCTCGCCGCCGTACCCGCCGCCCGAGGGACTTGACGTGCCGCCGCCGTACCCTGCGGGTGCTTTTGCATAATCTTCGCTCGCGTTCTTTACTGCCGTCACGTCGTTGCACGCCGCCAAGGACGCCACGATCGCCACGATCAACAGAGTTACCAATAGGATTTTCTTCATAGTTTTCACCTCTTTTCGGTTTGGTGAGCAATGCTCATCTGCCTATATAACGAAACGGGTGCGCCTTTTACTCACCCGTTTTCGATTTTTTTCAAATATTTTCTTTTTTATACTTCGCCGCCACGTAATAGATGGGGCCAAGGGGCGCGAACCTATCCTCGTATTCGCTCGTCAGGTTGGGTATCGAGTCGTCCTTGTGCAGGTCGCAACTCATCTTCTCGAAATAGAGCCCGTTTTGGCTCATACTCACCACGCTGTATTCGAAGAAGGCGCGGTTGTCCGTCTTTTGCCGTATCACGCCGTCTTCCGTCAGCCATTCTTTATATAAGGATAAGAATCGCTTGTTGGTCAGCCGTCTGTTCTCGTATTGATTCTTGGGGTAGGGCGAGGAGAAATTGAGGTAGATGGTCTCGAAAGCGTGCTTGGGCAGGTGTCTCGGCAGATATTCCACGCCGCAGTTGGCGAAGCGCACGTTTTGTAGGCCCGCCTTTTGCGCTTTTTCGCAGGCGGCCACTATGACGTTGGTCACGTTCTCCACCGCCAAAAAGTTGACGTCGGGATAGGCCTCGGCCATACGGCACACCCATTGTCCCTTGCCGCACCCCAGTTCCAAATGCACGGGGTTGTCGTTGCCGAAGATTTGGCGCAAATTTAGCAGGGACGTAGGGGTACTATTGCGTGCGTCGAGGTCTTCCGAGTACCCGATGACGACGTAGTCTCCGACGGCGTCCATACGCTCGTCGAGGTATTTTTTCAGGCGCATTCTCATCTTAGTCCACGC is part of the Clostridia bacterium genome and harbors:
- a CDS encoding VWA domain-containing protein; this encodes MKKILLVTLLIVAIVASLAACNDVTAVKNASEDYAKAPAGYGGGTSSPSGGGYGGESAHGDAGIRESGAIAYDGHIVYDSATGKAMVDAEGGYVPEGGGEEPAVENTTPRAGLLTACAYDDHEYAAYWQGLITSTQEGDGEFARYFDTFAFKAYRQIKVTVEGVAGAIVYLFDRTDNNYIGRAVTDNAGVAYLFAPSGMSDLEVQTPNLDGHADLITKLVNDDEVTFTKEDVGITVDRKFDRIQVMFVIDTTGSMGDEIDYLKEEIDDVIGRIREQTNAEVTLAIMVYRDEGDEYVTDYSDFSTDVTTQQAYLKQQDASGGGDFPEAVDVALTEAVSKQWMAQATKIIVHVADAPAHDNDVENWSKAATKAAEQGIRIVSVASSGIDKKTEYFFRSQSLVTGGVYVWLTDDSGIGGEHLEGTVEKRPVVEPLNDCLVRVMAALHTGDRPITVMPEETTEEQQEEQPTEQPTGQEDAQTPQTQPEE
- the trmB gene encoding tRNA (guanosine(46)-N7)-methyltransferase TrmB, coding for MRMRLKKYLDERMDAVGDYVVIGYSEDLDARNSTPTSLLNLRQIFGNDNPVHLELGCGKGQWVCRMAEAYPDVNFLAVENVTNVIVAACEKAQKAGLQNVRFANCGVEYLPRHLPKHAFETIYLNFSSPYPKNQYENRRLTNKRFLSLYKEWLTEDGVIRQKTDNRAFFEYSVVSMSQNGLYFEKMSCDLHKDDSIPNLTSEYEDRFAPLGPIYYVAAKYKKENI
- the rpmE gene encoding 50S ribosomal protein L31, which translates into the protein MKNSTHPNYHTVTVTCACGETFLTGTTKDVTELKVDICSKCHPYYTGKQKMVETGGRIGKFNKRYNRD